From the Anaerolineales bacterium genome, the window CCGAATCCTTGCGCCCGGTGAAAGGCAGGGAATCCGGGCCGCGCTGGCACTGGCTGTTGAGGTTGATCCGGCACACCTGGTTGGCGAGCTTATCGATCAGCGCGCCGATTTTGACCGGGTCGTTGCCGAACAGGCTGGCCTGCTGGCCGAAATTGGATTTCGCCACGAAATCGAAGAATTCCTGCTCGTCGCGGTAGGAGCAGACCGGTATTACCGGCCCGAACTGTTCCTCGCGGTAGAGGGCGCATTCCGCCGACAGCGGATGGACGACGGCCGGGAAGAAGAGGCTTTCGCAGGCCGTTCCCCCGCCGGGATTGACCACCTGCGCGCCTTTCGAGATGGCTTCGTCGATGTAGGCTTTCAGCTTGCCCGCCTTGCCCGGCTCCGGAAGCGGCGTGATACCGACCTTAGGCTGCCAGGGCATCCCGACAGCCAGGGCGTTGACCGCCTTCGCGAACTCCGCCAGGAATTTTTCGGCGATCGACTCGTGGACGAAAAAAATTTTCAGCGCCGTGCAGCGCTGGCCGTTGAAGCTCAGCGACCCGCGGACCGATTCCTTGACCGCGTTCTGCAGGTCGGCGTCGGGCATGATCAGCGCGGGATTCTTGGCGTCCAGGCCGAGCACCGCCCGCAGGCGGTGAGGGCGCGGATGCTGCTGCTTGAGTAGGTCGGCCACGCGGCTGGTGCCGATGAAGGCCAGCACGTCGATCCGTCCGCTGCGCAGGATCGGCTCGATGATCCTGCCGCCGGGGCCGTAGATGAAGTTGACCACGCCCGGCGGGAAGGATTCGGCGAACGCCCCCAGCAAAGGCTGGTGCACCAGGGTTCCGAACTTGGGCGGCTTGACCACCGCCGTGTTGCCCATGATCAGCGCCGGCAGGAGGGTGGTGTAGGTCTCGTTGAGCGGGTAGTTAAACGGGCCCATCGAAAGGCAGACCCCGAGCGGGGCGCGGCGGATCTGGGCGATGATCCCGACGTCGAGGGCGAAGCGTGAGTTGGCGCGGTCCAATT encodes:
- a CDS encoding aldehyde dehydrogenase family protein, translated to MTDPGMKERLRAAFPVAEEIPAEFRPDPSGYERLYLVNGRVRAWEGETVEVRSPVCLRSGQTLERALVGHAPVMDDATVMSAVEAAEKAWDGGLGEWPTMSVRGRIEAVEQFLERMAEARDEVVRLLMWEIGKNLEDSRKEFDRTVDYIRRTVEALKELDRANSRFALDVGIIAQIRRAPLGVCLSMGPFNYPLNETYTTLLPALIMGNTAVVKPPKFGTLVHQPLLGAFAESFPPGVVNFIYGPGGRIIEPILRSGRIDVLAFIGTSRVADLLKQQHPRPHRLRAVLGLDAKNPALIMPDADLQNAVKESVRGSLSFNGQRCTALKIFFVHESIAEKFLAEFAKAVNALAVGMPWQPKVGITPLPEPGKAGKLKAYIDEAISKGAQVVNPGGGTACESLFFPAVVHPLSAECALYREEQFGPVIPVCSYRDEQEFFDFVAKSNFGQQASLFGNDPVKIGALIDKLANQVCRINLNSQCQRGPDSLPFTGRKDSAEMTLSISDALRAFSIRSLVAAESNPANRELIQNIVNGRKSSFLNTDFIL